A stretch of the Stutzerimonas stutzeri genome encodes the following:
- the mvaT gene encoding histone-like nucleoid-structuring protein MvaT: MSLITEYRQTEEAIKELQARLESMNNDDRLKKEMEFEEKLRALMADYNKSLRDIIAILDPDSRQRPAAAAPKKRGERKVKTYVNPHTNESISTKGGNHKTLKAWKAEHGSDVVESWVTE, encoded by the coding sequence ATGTCTCTCATCACTGAATACCGCCAGACCGAGGAAGCTATCAAAGAGCTTCAGGCCCGATTGGAAAGCATGAACAATGATGACCGCCTGAAAAAGGAAATGGAGTTCGAAGAAAAGCTGCGCGCTCTGATGGCTGATTACAACAAGTCCCTACGGGACATCATCGCAATCCTGGACCCCGATTCCCGTCAGCGCCCAGCTGCTGCGGCGCCCAAGAAGCGTGGAGAGCGTAAGGTCAAGACCTACGTGAATCCCCACACCAACGAATCAATCTCCACCAAAGGGGGCAACCACAAAACCCTGAAAGCCTGGAAAGCCGAACACGGCAGCGATGTGGTTGAAAGCTGGGTTACCGAATGA
- a CDS encoding tyrosine-type recombinase/integrase — MSKLTPKFVKDTTTPGAYQDGRGLILRIAETGRKSWVFRYSFHGDRHDISLGTYPALSLRDARLAADAERVTISQGKNPLDQRYAIRQKSAASKKAGKTFKSEAKQYVRTHSASWSPAYAQDWESSLENHVFNVIGMLHPRDVHTDNVLAVLEPIWLQIPATAKLVRNRIELILDAAKAKGLREGENPARWRGHLDKLLARQSKSKRPFPAYPWQKIHGLYSDLITLDGSAARAMEMVILTACRSGEVRNAQWHEFDFAERIWTIPAERMKSGVTHRVPLTEAMIEVLDSVKGLDPVWVFKKGRGSGPLAGNALGRVLKKIKAGDCVPHGFRSTFRTWAADATDFPREVCEMALAHGLSDRVEAAYNRAELIDKRRLLMQQWNDFLMGTREQQEAA; from the coding sequence ATGAGCAAACTGACCCCGAAGTTTGTGAAGGACACGACCACACCCGGCGCCTATCAGGATGGGCGGGGCTTGATACTGCGTATCGCGGAGACAGGGCGGAAAAGCTGGGTGTTCCGATATTCATTCCACGGGGATCGGCACGACATCTCGTTGGGTACCTACCCTGCCCTCTCTCTGCGTGATGCCCGGCTTGCCGCCGACGCTGAGCGAGTGACGATCTCGCAGGGGAAAAATCCGCTGGACCAGCGCTACGCCATTCGCCAGAAATCGGCTGCCAGCAAAAAGGCGGGAAAGACGTTCAAGTCTGAAGCCAAGCAGTACGTCAGGACTCACTCTGCCTCTTGGAGCCCGGCGTATGCTCAGGATTGGGAATCGAGCCTGGAGAATCACGTATTCAATGTTATCGGCATGCTGCACCCACGCGATGTACACACCGATAACGTCCTGGCTGTTCTCGAACCCATCTGGCTGCAGATTCCAGCTACCGCAAAGCTGGTCCGCAATCGCATCGAGCTGATTCTGGATGCTGCCAAAGCCAAGGGGCTGCGTGAGGGCGAGAATCCGGCCCGCTGGCGTGGCCACCTCGACAAGCTGCTGGCCAGGCAATCAAAGAGTAAGCGGCCCTTCCCCGCCTACCCTTGGCAGAAGATCCACGGGCTATACAGCGATCTCATCACCCTGGATGGGAGTGCTGCCCGCGCAATGGAGATGGTGATTCTCACTGCCTGCCGAAGCGGTGAGGTCCGTAATGCCCAATGGCATGAGTTCGATTTTGCAGAGCGCATCTGGACGATCCCTGCAGAGCGCATGAAGTCTGGGGTAACACATCGGGTACCGCTCACCGAGGCAATGATCGAAGTTCTCGACAGTGTGAAAGGGCTCGATCCTGTCTGGGTTTTTAAGAAGGGTCGGGGCTCAGGCCCTTTGGCGGGGAATGCATTGGGCCGCGTGCTGAAGAAGATCAAGGCCGGTGATTGCGTCCCGCATGGGTTCCGCTCGACCTTCAGGACGTGGGCGGCAGACGCTACCGATTTCCCGCGAGAGGTCTGCGAAATGGCTTTGGCGCACGGTCTGAGTGACAGGGTAGAAGCAGCGTACAACCGCGCGGAGTTGATCGATAAACGCCGGCTGCTTATGCAGCAGTGGAACGATTTCTTGATGGGTACCAGAGAGCAGCAAGAGGCTGCTTAA